The window CGCCGAGGTTAGCTGAGTGTATCCCCGCAGCATTGTTGCCCATCCTGTCGGCGAGGTCGAGGGCGACGCTCTTCTGCAAATAGCGATAGCCGTCGTCGGGACGGGCCAGGCGGCACGCTGCAACGGCGTGCGCGGAAGGGCTCAAAGAGGAGGCGTGAGTAGTCCGGGGCTCGTAATAGGACCAGTTAGCCTCCCAGACCGAAGCACCGTATAGGTCCGGCAGAAGGTTCATGAGCATAATGACATCAGCCTGCTTGATCAGGGTGGTCCTGGAGACGCCCTCATGGCCCAGGAAGACGTCGATTGGGAGGCCGCCCGTGTCGATCGACGCGAGGTCGATGTCTTCAAGCCTGTGGTAGCCTTCGAACTGCTCGATCACGTTGGTGACCGCGTCCGGTCGAGGCAGGTATATCAAACTGGATATGCGCTTCATCTCCGCAATCACGGTATCGTCAATCCGCAGGCGCCTCGAGAGCGCTTCCCATCGGTCGGGCCGGTGGGCACGCAGACGCCCGGCGATGTCAACCGCCTTTTCGATATTCCATTTTGCCATGTAGTTGGTGAAGGCGTTGTTGTCGATGTTGTCGTGAAACTCGTCGGGGCCGATTACCCGGAGGTATTCATAGCGGTCTCTCCCACTATTCCAGACGGCACGGCTCATCCAAAAGAGAGCGGTCTCAAGGATGATCTCCGCGCCGTGCTCAAAAAGAAACTCCTCGTCCCCCGTCCATCGGTAGTAGTTCCAGACCGCGTAGGAGATGTCCGCAGTGACGTGGTCCTCGGTATCGCCGCACCATATGCGAATTCGCTCCCCAGTCACCGGATGAGGCTCCGTCCATGTGGGAGTTGTCTCATCACCCGTGTCAGCGCTCTCCCACGCGTACATCGCGCCCAGATACCCCCGTTGCAGGGCCTTTCGCCGAGCGCCGGCCAGAGTGTGCACCCGGTACATGAGAAGGTTCCTGGCGATCGCGGGGAAATTCACAATGAAGAAAGGCAGGATGAAGATCTCAGTGTCCCAAAAGACGTGGCCCTTGTAGCCCTCCCCGTGCAACGACTTGGCGGCGATGCTTACGCGCTCGTCTGTCTCTGACGCAGCTGCCATCGTGTGGAAGAGCGCGAACCTGATTGCCGCCTGGTCGAAGTCCGGGCCGACCACGCGAACGTCCGATTCCGCCCATCTTGCAGCCCATCGCCGTGAATGCAGCGAGAGGCAGACATCGAACCCGCTCGCGGCCGCACGCGAAGAGCGATTCCGCGCAGCCGCAGCAAGGGACGCCAAGGCTGCCGGTGAGGGGAGCGGGGCGGAACACGACGAGGAAAGCGGCGAAGGAGGCGTCGGCGGTGTCGGCTCATTCGTTGTGTCCCTCGAGGTGAAGACGGCGACGTACTTCTCTAAGGTCACCGAGTCGCCCTGAGCGAGATCGATCTCGAAGTCGTGTCCGGCACGGACTCCGTCTGAAATCACCGCGGTTGGAGATAGGTGGGCTTGCCCCGACTTGGTGAGCAGTGAGACACGGTTGATCCCGGCCATGACGATCCAGTGCCCGGAATGCAGGGTGGCAGCGGTTATCATCATCCCGCCGTCAGGCGAGGCGTGCGTCTCCTCGGTTCTGACGCGCTGCGCACCGGAATTGCAGACGTCACCGTTCAGCCTGGAGCTGAGCAGGATCCGCCCTGTGCCATGCTCCATCGTAACACGGTATCTCATGCACACGAGGTGATAATCGTCAATGGACGCAAACCGTTCGCTATCGACCCTGACCACCCGGTTCTCACCGTCAGAGTATCGATATGTTCGGGACAGTGCCCCCCGGGCCATGTCGAGGGTGCGGGAGTAGTTGTGGACCTTGGCTGGATCCGCCGAGACCGGCTGCCCCTCGATAGACAGCCCGACTGATAACCAGTCCGGCGCAACCACAAGTTCCGTGACCTTCCCCGGGGGTTGATCGAACACCCCGGCGACGAAAGTGGCGGGTTTTCCGGTGTAGAGGCCATCTTCGTGAGCGCCGCGGGTCCCAAGGTAGCCGTTGGCTACCGTGAAGATGGTCTCGTAGGACGCCGCATTCTGGGAACCGCACCGGGTTTCCGTGATAGCCCAGTTGGACGCGGTGGGGTGAACCATCATGGGTGGTTCCGCAAACGGCGACGCCCCAGCCCGCCAGAGCCGCATCTGTTCATCTATGATACCAATGAACCCGTCGGCGCCTCCGCCCATGTGGCAAACGCCTTCCGGGACGCCATTAGGCTCCATGCCAACGCTCACGTAGGTCGCGCCCTTCGCGGCGGGCACAGCCATCTTCGCGTCGCTTCCTTCGAATCCGCCCACAGGCCCGAATTCGTCCCCGATGAAGAGCACATCTCCCGGATCGATCCCGTTCGGGCGAGCGACGTAGTTCATTAGGTAATCCGCTGAATCAGCTTTGTCCGTGAGGCCGAATTCGATGTGCTTCACATCGGTGGTGATCTTGGCGTCGAGGCCAACTTCCTTGCACCAGGCGACGACCGTGTCTACCACCCTCCTGATCCCCGGGATCCCGGCCGCGCGAAGCCGCGCCTCCACCGCAGACAGGAGCTCCGCTATGGACTCCTTCTTCGGATCCGCCCACTCGGGGACAGGGATGATGTCAAGTTTGCGCCTGTTCATGCGGTTTCTGACGACATCGGTGGCGAGGCCATAGCGCTCATCCAATTCCCGCTGAACCCTTGCGCCGACCTCGTCCAGGAGGGCGTTTTCGCGTTCCGTGGCCACCCGCGCGTGCAAGCGTACAACCTCGCCTCGCTCGTTGAACCCGTACACTTCCGACCCCCGGTTCACGCACGCGAGCAACCGGCCCTTGACTCTCGGGTTAACCTTGGAGAAGAACTGCGCATCGATGTTGTCGAAGTTCGTGCCCGTGATCACCGCGAGCCAGATCCCGCGTCCCAGCAGAACCTCCAGACGCCACAGGATTTCGTCGACAGGCGCTTGCCTGGAGGAAACGGCCGTGCCGTCCCAGTCGAACACAATCATCCTATACCGTCGGTTCAAGAAGTCACGGCAGCTCATCTTTCGACCCCCAAGGCGCGGGCTGGCCCGGCTCGCCTCACCTAACTGGGCCCGACTCAATAAGTCAATTCTCAACACATCAACCCAGAACCGAAACTGCGCTTAATCGTAAAAGGTGGCTGGACGCCCGCTCGCGCGGGCATCAGGGCCCCGTCCCGGTCTATGAACCAACGAAGGCCTGCCGGGCAAGGTCTTGTCACACGGCCAGAATTCGATATGAGCCCTGGATTTCCTCCCCTGAAAAGGACAAGTAGCGCAAACGTTTAAGCGAAGTCACTTGTTTGGGCATGAGTGATCATGCTGCGATGGCCCTGAGGATAGCGATCGGTTCGATACATCCGCGATCCAATTGCGCAAGAGGGCTGTAGTCCGTGTCACAAACTGTGCGGAGTGCCCATCCAGAGGGGAGTGCACCGGCGCTGCGGCAGGCCGCGCGATAACGATTCACCCCTACGAGCGCGAAATCGCGGCGGAACGCAAGAGGCAAGCGACGCCGGAGTTCCGGGAATTCTACGCCAAACGCGCCGACGGGGAAAGGGTCATAAGCCATCTGACACGGCACGGGGCCAGACAGGGAAGGTTCATCGGGATCTTGAAAGTGTGGCGCCAGGCGGTTCTTGCGGCCCTCAACCACAACATCAAGGGCTTTGTCAGACGGACGGCGGCCGCCGCATAGCGGCGTCAAGGGAGTAGTGTCGGCTCCGGGCGAAAAAGGAGGCGAAACAGATAGGCACCCCAGGCTTCAGGGCCCATTAAGTTTCGGAAGGCACCCGACTGCCGTCAGGGAGTTTCACAACGATGACAGCATCAAACGAATCGAGGAGCATCCGCGCTGTAGGCCGCTTTGTTGTTCTCTTACCCGGGATGGGCAGCTCTTCACCGGTAGATTCAGCATGGCGCCTTGCTCGGCGCTGGATGATCGCACGAACTACGGCGGCGAGGAGCGCTACGTATGCAAGTGCTTCCAGCCGTTCAGGCTTCTTGACGAACATGGGCCTACGAACTCTGGTTCCTTGATAGCCTTGAATTGCAGTTCAACGGCTGTTTGCTCCTTGTAGTCGCGAAGCACTCTCGTGGCCGTGCATCCCTCTGAATCGAGTATGTTAGTGATCAGGACAAAGCAAGATGCCCTGAGCTTCAAATCTTCATACTCTTGCTCCTTGAGCCTGCCCACCTTTGCACTAACCCTGTACATGACCCTGGTAGGGGCGGGTTCGCCTTTCAGGGGCCTGCCCGGCCTGGCTCTTCTCAGAACCTGTTCCTCAGCTTGCACGTCTCCCGAGATCTCGTATAGCAAATCACGATTCTCGCGTTTGATCTTCTCAAGAGCTACCCTAGCATCAGGCTCGCAAGCGAACTCCACGGCACAGACCTGCTTGAGCTTCGCTTCAAGCTCATCGCGTTGTTTGAGCAAGTTCTTCTCAAGAGTGTTGGCTTTCCTCTTATCGAGGCTGGTTGAATGCACGACAATGAGCCTGTATTGCCTGGCACCGGTTTCAGTAGCGATGTCCATGGTGTACTCTTTGCACTTGTAGAACGCCGAATCGCGCTTTGGATTCTGGGTGAGAATCCCGATGTCGACCCAGTCTCCCTCTGACCAGGCTCTGTCCTTGGCTTCTTGTTCCTGCTTGAATGTTGCGGGCAGCCTAGAGATGAACCTGATGCCTTTGCCCGCTATGATATCAAGGTTGTCCTTCGTCGCCACGGCGGAATCGGCCACATATACCAGCTCGGTCAGGTTGTTGGTGAATTGTTCTACCAGTTCTTCAATTACTCGCCTGTTCCACACCTTATCCGACTCGTTCCCGTCCATAGCTTCGCCGACCAGGGGTATGCCTTCTGCGTTCACTACCAGGCCATAGTTGAACTGCTTAGGGTCTGGTCTGTGATCTCGGCTGTACCCACGCGTCACATGAAATGCATCGCCATCAGGCGAACTATCGTCATAGAGGCCTTTTACCGCCCATGATGTGGTGTCAGCGCGCACCACATCGAACTTCACGTCTTCTCGCAGAGCCGCCCTCATTGCCGCAGCTCCAAACACTTTCTTGGGGCCAGCCTCAAAAACCTTGTCCAGGGTTCGGCCCAACACGGAGTCGTTGAAGTCCCCAGCCGTGGCTTCAGCTCCAAATAGAACGGGAACATCCTGCAGCTCATAGAACTCATCCACTCGGTAGAGTGCGGTACGCCCCATCAGGATGTTGATGAGCATGGCAAGAACGTGCGTGCCCGGCGGATGCTTGCACTGCTTCGGATCCCATTTCACCAGGCTGTCGATGGTTTCAACTATTTCAAGCTCTCTAATGACCTGGCCGATCATAGCCCCTGCTCCAGCTGAAAACGCCCTTAGTGGCAACGTACTCGCCTCCCACGTTGACCATGCAACAATCACGCGAAAAGTACAAGGAAGCTGTTGCCACTTGCAGGCCCGTCAACCGACTGAAAAAACCTCTACTCCTATGTCATCAAAGGTGCTGAATATGGGTTCTACCCATACAGTCCCATTGTATAGCTCTCAAAGAGCGTGGCGCGCTCCCGTGAGCTTGTTTTCCGGGCACGTTCCTAGGCGACCCAACAGTCGCCGACGCCATCATGGACCGGCTGGTACATGGTGCCCACAAACTGGTACTGTGCGGTGAGTCGATGAGAAGGACGCTCGCCCCTCCGGCGAGCTAAGGGGAAACCGTCTCAGAGCGCCGGGAAAGAGGTAAATGCAAATGCCCTTGTTTCTATGTAGATCTCCGCCCAAGGATCCCGGGGCAGCTGCACCCTTTACATTCCAATACTGGAAGTGCTACATTCGAGATGTCCCGCGTCGCTTTGCTCCGATGGGTGGCCGAATCCTGTCGGAACAGGTGGCTGGATCCTGTCGCAACACCCGGCCGGATTGAAGCGGAATAGCCGGCCGGATCCTGTCGTAACACGTGGCCGAATTGATCGGAATACGCATCTCCGGTGTGAACGTGCACACCGCTTGGTGCTCTGCAGTTCATGAGGCCAACCATAGGAACTGCATAGATCCGTGGATTCGGAAGCCCTTGGTCCCGCTAGTAGGCGAGGCCAGGGGCTTTGTTCAGCCGACCAGCAATAGCAGATTGGGCACCGAGAGTTTGTAGGCAACATCAGTCAGACTATCCTACATTCGACTCCAGCAGCGACAACTACTTCCCTGAGCCGCGCGACCGTCTCCGGCGCCGGCGGTTCCACGTGATCCAGGGTGTAGACCTTTCCGAACCTTCGGTACTTGGCAACGCCGAGTCTGTGATACGGAAGAATCTCGACGCGCACAAGAGACTGAATGCTCCTCGCGGCGCGCGCAGTTGCGGCCATGTTCTCCTCGGAGTCATTGTAACCTGTGACCAACGGCACCCGCACCACGGTTGGCTTGGCAAGATCGGACAGCGCTCTCGCAACCTCAAAGACCATGTCGTTTCCGGACCCAGTGGCCTCCTCACACAGGTTCGAGACTATGTGCTTCATGTCGAGGAACACAAAGTCCGCGAGCTCAACCACCTGCCGCCATTCCGGATGGACTGAGACTCCGGAAGTCTCTATGCAGGTCCCGATATCCCGCTCCTTGCACATGTTAAGTATCTCAGCGGCGAATTCCACTTGAAAAAGCGGATCGCCGCCGCTCAGTGTGACGCCTCCGCCGGATCGCTTATAGAACGGCAGGTCCCTTAGTACCTCTTGGACTATCTCTCCTGCCGTGACAACCCGTCCGACCTTCTTCCGAGCCCCCGTCAAACACACCTGGGCGCACTCGAAATCCGTGCACTGGAGGCACGCATCGCTCCTCACTTCGTTTCCTGCGTTCGGGCAGACGGCGGCACATCGGCCGCACCCAATACAGTCCGCAGGCTCGAAGCACAACTCTGGCTTGATCTCCTGCCCTTCCGGGTTGGAGCACCACTTGCACCTGAGAAGGCACCCCTTGAGGAAGATCACAGTCCGTATGCCGGGCCCATCATGAACAGCATACCTCTCCACGTTGAAAACGACTCCGCGTCTCAATTGCCCGATTCCTTTCAGCGGCATTCCATAACTAGTTGGTCTCTACATGAACCCAAACAGTCTCGGAAGGAACAGCGAGATTCCAGGTATGAACGTTATCATCAAGATCAGCGCCAGAGCGGGTATGAAGAATACGAGGATGTCTTTCATAAGCCCCGGCAGCGGCTCCTTTGATATTGCGCAAGCCGAGTACAGGACAGTCCCAACCGGCGGCGTGACAAGCCCCAACAGGCAGACTGAAGTGAAGTAGGCCGCAAGATGGTAAGGGTGAATGCCTGCGGGGCCTAGGATCGAGGTTGCGATGGGGGCGAGAAGGACCATGATCGCGCTGTCGTCCATGAAGCACCCGAGTATGACCAGCAAAACCCCTGTCAGAAGCAACAACAGGTACTTGTTTGAAGTGAGCAGCAGTGCCGCTCTGGCGATCGCCTTGACGGATCCAGTGATCGTCAGAGCGTAGCTTAGCGCAAAGGACGCGCACACGAGGAACATGACCACCGCAGTAACACACGCTGCGCGGTACATCGTTCTCCGAACTTGTCCGAAGCTGGTGAGAGTCTTGTAGTACAAGGCCCCGAGAAGCAAAGACGCCACGATTCCTATGGCGCCCGCCTCAGTGGGAGTGGCGATTCCCAGGTATATCGATCCAAGCACGCATAGCGGGACGATTCCCGCAGGAAGCGCCTTCAGGAATGCCCTGACCAGCTCAGCTCGGGTAGCCGCCCGGTCGCCGCCGCCGTACCCTCTCATGCGGCTCACAATCACTGTGGTCACGCTAAGCAACGCAAGATAAAGCAGGCCCACGCCCGCGGTGGCGACCCACACCCCGAGCACGGGAAGCCCGACGATCACCGCGTAGACTAATCCTGAGATGCTGGGAGGAATGAGAGATCCAAGGATTCCGGAGTAGGCGATCAGGGCCGTTGAGAACCTGGAGCTATACCCTCTTCTAATCATCTGCGGATACATCACGCTTCCGACCGCGCTCGCGGTGCCCACAGCCGATCCAGTGAGAGGACCGCACGCCGCGCTCGAGAGGGTCGTCACGAGTCCGAGTCCGCCTTTGGTCCTTCCGATCGCCAGGTTGAAGAAATCCACTATGTAGTCCGCCTGTTTCGTCTCGTTCATCAGGATCCCGAGGGTCACAAACAGGAAGATGGCAAGCAGCGAGAAGGAGAACCCGCTCAGCAGCCGGCTGAAAGTCAGCACCAGGGCCCCCGCGCCCTGCCCGCTCACGAGAATGAAGACTAGGCTCGTCAGAAGCATCCCATGTGATATCGGAAGGCCAGCGAGGATCGCAAGAACGAAAATCCCGAGGACAATCAGGGAGTCTGTCGCCATTCTCTACACCCCTTCGGCGAGCGCTTTTCGGAGGTCAACTGCCTGGCGTAACTCGCGAACCGCTGGCCGTAGCGAATCGTCATAGCCGCAAATCCTAGAAACAAGCTGAGTCCGAATATGACCCTGTTGGGAATCCGGAGGTACACTGTGCTGCCGGAGTTCCTCATGGTTATCTGCAGTCCGTAGTACACGCCGAGAGCGGATATCAACGTGCAAACCAGTGACAGAGACGCCTCGTAGGCAAGCTTGGCGCGACCTTTGAGCGCGTTCGTAACGAGCTCCAACTTGAGGTGCTCGTTGTCCCTAACGAGCCTGCTCGCTCCCCAGAACACCAACATCATATAGAGAAACTGCACGATCTCCTCATACCAGGGCAGAGGCACCTTTATGAAGTATCTGTTGATCGACTCCCCCGCGGTAAGAAGTGTGATCGCAAGCGCCGAAACCTCCATCACAGTCTCCTCTGTCCACGAGAGGATATCCAACGGTCTCCTCGAGCGCGAGGTCCCTGTCACGCCGATCATCCCCGTCCTTTACATCGGTGAATCTCTCCGGAAGGCGGGAGACTGGGCTGCTCCGAACGCCGAGTCATCGAGCGCGGCA is drawn from Bacillota bacterium and contains these coding sequences:
- a CDS encoding transposase gives rise to the protein MRKRAVVRVTNCAECPSRGECTGAAAGRAITIHPYEREIAAERKRQATPEFREFYAKRADGERVISHLTRHGARQGRFIGILKVWRQAVLAALNHNIKGFVRRTAAAA
- a CDS encoding IS1634 family transposase; translation: MPLRAFSAGAGAMIGQVIRELEIVETIDSLVKWDPKQCKHPPGTHVLAMLINILMGRTALYRVDEFYELQDVPVLFGAEATAGDFNDSVLGRTLDKVFEAGPKKVFGAAAMRAALREDVKFDVVRADTTSWAVKGLYDDSSPDGDAFHVTRGYSRDHRPDPKQFNYGLVVNAEGIPLVGEAMDGNESDKVWNRRVIEELVEQFTNNLTELVYVADSAVATKDNLDIIAGKGIRFISRLPATFKQEQEAKDRAWSEGDWVDIGILTQNPKRDSAFYKCKEYTMDIATETGARQYRLIVVHSTSLDKRKANTLEKNLLKQRDELEAKLKQVCAVEFACEPDARVALEKIKRENRDLLYEISGDVQAEEQVLRRARPGRPLKGEPAPTRVMYRVSAKVGRLKEQEYEDLKLRASCFVLITNILDSEGCTATRVLRDYKEQTAVELQFKAIKEPEFVGPCSSRSLNGWKHLHT
- a CDS encoding glycyl-radical enzyme activating protein; the encoded protein is MRRGVVFNVERYAVHDGPGIRTVIFLKGCLLRCKWCSNPEGQEIKPELCFEPADCIGCGRCAAVCPNAGNEVRSDACLQCTDFECAQVCLTGARKKVGRVVTAGEIVQEVLRDLPFYKRSGGGVTLSGGDPLFQVEFAAEILNMCKERDIGTCIETSGVSVHPEWRQVVELADFVFLDMKHIVSNLCEEATGSGNDMVFEVARALSDLAKPTVVRVPLVTGYNDSEENMAATARAARSIQSLVRVEILPYHRLGVAKYRRFGKVYTLDHVEPPAPETVARLREVVVAAGVECRIV
- a CDS encoding TRAP transporter large permease; the encoded protein is MATDSLIVLGIFVLAILAGLPISHGMLLTSLVFILVSGQGAGALVLTFSRLLSGFSFSLLAIFLFVTLGILMNETKQADYIVDFFNLAIGRTKGGLGLVTTLSSAACGPLTGSAVGTASAVGSVMYPQMIRRGYSSRFSTALIAYSGILGSLIPPSISGLVYAVIVGLPVLGVWVATAGVGLLYLALLSVTTVIVSRMRGYGGGDRAATRAELVRAFLKALPAGIVPLCVLGSIYLGIATPTEAGAIGIVASLLLGALYYKTLTSFGQVRRTMYRAACVTAVVMFLVCASFALSYALTITGSVKAIARAALLLTSNKYLLLLLTGVLLVILGCFMDDSAIMVLLAPIATSILGPAGIHPYHLAAYFTSVCLLGLVTPPVGTVLYSACAISKEPLPGLMKDILVFFIPALALILMITFIPGISLFLPRLFGFM
- a CDS encoding TRAP transporter small permease is translated as MDILSWTEETVMEVSALAITLLTAGESINRYFIKVPLPWYEEIVQFLYMMLVFWGASRLVRDNEHLKLELVTNALKGRAKLAYEASLSLVCTLISALGVYYGLQITMRNSGSTVYLRIPNRVIFGLSLFLGFAAMTIRYGQRFASYARQLTSEKRSPKGCREWRQTP